From a region of the Bacteroidia bacterium genome:
- a CDS encoding alpha-1,4-glucan--maltose-1-phosphate maltosyltransferase — MNIDLEKLNGKARTVVCHVYPEIEGGKYPVKRVEGEWIEVVADAFADGHDLVSVDLLFRKLGKEQWNRISMTGLGNDRYRASFQCTEQGNWEYTVQAFIDHPLSWLHNFRKRLSENNPQEWALQLKIGIQFMEQLQERYPDQLSVLKQWKLELQDRNLELACQIACSEKLEEYFRNYPLIDNPTRHDKVLAIKVQRKKAGFSSWYSFFPRSAGKNGKHAKFKDCEALLPRISKLGFDIIYFPPIHPIGKKFRKGKNNSLDAGENEPGCPYAIGSELGGHTDILPELGELKDFQQFIQKAEKLGIEVAMDFAIQCSPDHSWAKKHKSWFKERPDGSIQYAENPPKKYQDIYPLDFESNDWQGMWQAWLEVVQFWVGQGIRIFRVDNPHTKSFHFWEWLIGQIHITHPDVIFLSEAFTRPRIMEDLAKKGFDQSYTYFTWRNSKWELEEYMKELTQTDRKEYFRPNFWPNTHDINPYILQTQNENQFIIRFVLASTLSSNYGIFSPVYEAMYSDSIPGKEEYLNSEKYEVGNWSWNWENRLTKTIEAINQIRKDNPALQFTNNYRRLQIDNGQLMAFSKVYGENRLVIIINLDAQNKQSSMLNTFPEDIGLMGYSQFVVKDLITNEQYQWHTGSNYVELDPNKWPFHLFLVQPGS; from the coding sequence ATGAATATTGATTTAGAAAAGCTTAATGGCAAGGCCAGGACGGTTGTTTGCCATGTTTACCCGGAAATTGAGGGAGGGAAGTATCCGGTTAAGCGAGTTGAAGGAGAATGGATTGAGGTAGTGGCCGATGCCTTTGCAGACGGTCATGATTTAGTATCGGTAGATTTATTGTTTCGAAAATTGGGAAAAGAACAATGGAATCGTATATCGATGACAGGTTTAGGTAACGACAGATACAGGGCTAGTTTTCAATGTACTGAACAAGGAAATTGGGAATATACAGTACAAGCATTTATTGATCACCCACTCAGTTGGTTGCATAATTTCAGGAAAAGGTTAAGCGAGAACAATCCACAGGAATGGGCTTTGCAATTAAAAATCGGGATACAGTTTATGGAGCAATTGCAAGAACGGTATCCGGATCAACTATCTGTTTTGAAACAATGGAAATTGGAATTACAGGATAGGAATTTAGAATTGGCTTGTCAGATTGCTTGTTCCGAAAAGCTGGAGGAATATTTTAGAAATTATCCTTTAATCGATAATCCAACCCGGCATGACAAAGTACTTGCAATCAAAGTTCAGCGGAAGAAGGCCGGTTTTAGTTCCTGGTATTCCTTTTTTCCAAGAAGTGCCGGAAAGAATGGGAAACACGCTAAGTTTAAAGACTGTGAAGCCTTGTTGCCAAGGATTTCCAAATTGGGATTTGACATTATATACTTCCCTCCTATTCATCCAATAGGCAAAAAATTCCGAAAAGGAAAAAACAATAGTTTAGATGCAGGAGAAAATGAACCCGGATGTCCTTACGCAATTGGCAGCGAATTAGGCGGTCATACCGATATTTTGCCTGAATTAGGAGAACTTAAAGACTTCCAACAGTTCATACAAAAAGCCGAAAAACTGGGGATTGAAGTTGCCATGGACTTTGCAATACAATGCTCGCCGGATCATTCCTGGGCTAAGAAGCATAAATCCTGGTTCAAGGAAAGACCTGACGGATCTATTCAATATGCGGAAAATCCTCCCAAAAAATACCAGGATATTTACCCTTTGGACTTTGAATCGAATGATTGGCAAGGCATGTGGCAAGCCTGGTTAGAGGTCGTTCAATTTTGGGTTGGACAAGGAATCAGAATATTTAGGGTTGACAATCCACATACCAAGAGTTTTCATTTTTGGGAGTGGTTAATTGGTCAAATCCATATTACCCATCCGGATGTTATCTTTTTATCGGAAGCCTTTACCAGGCCTCGGATTATGGAGGATTTAGCCAAAAAAGGTTTTGATCAAAGTTATACCTACTTTACCTGGAGAAATTCGAAATGGGAGTTGGAGGAGTATATGAAAGAATTAACTCAAACTGATAGAAAGGAATACTTCAGGCCTAATTTTTGGCCCAATACTCACGATATCAATCCCTATATTTTACAAACTCAAAACGAAAATCAATTTATTATCCGATTTGTTTTAGCGTCCACCTTATCGAGCAACTATGGGATTTTTTCACCGGTATATGAAGCAATGTATTCAGACTCCATTCCGGGAAAGGAAGAATACTTAAACTCTGAAAAGTATGAAGTAGGAAATTGGAGTTGGAATTGGGAAAATCGATTAACCAAAACTATAGAGGCAATAAATCAAATTCGGAAAGATAATCCGGCCTTGCAATTCACCAATAATTACCGACGATTACAAATAGACAATGGACAATTGATGGCCTTTTCAAAAGTTTATGGAGAAAATAGACTAGTAATTATCATTAACCTGGATGCACAGAATAAACAATCGTCCATGTTAAACACCTTTCCGGAAGATATTGGACTCATGGGTTATAGTCAATTTGTTGTTAAAGACTTAATTACCAACGAACAGTACCAATGGCATACCGGAAGCAATTATGTTGAATTAGATCCAAACAAATGGCCTTTTCATCTATTTCTAGTACAACCAGGTTCCTAA
- a CDS encoding trehalose synthase translates to MKKYPPIFDHFVGSSELRAYLSNARWFGGKGYIIEQLLVDEVFPVLSEPGLNFYLFLIEVRYQGQSIEFYQWPVVVSTRNETSGVLFKHETSFLLEAIPFESFRRWIFEQLVNGKSQPLYNGKWSFENSSTFNLNEKYLSSEIQSFDQSNTSIVFNKKYFFKLYRKLYREENPELELIRFLTNQGKFNHIPNYVAGWKWERKGIPPISNGLMMTKVAAEKDSWASTGDSLNDFMFSFLDHEFTIKESVFEAIELLGKRTAEMHLSLDTPTREKAFKHQKYDNLYRKWLHQHLTHLVESRLNMLDSKINQLDLESQALAKRFIRKKPVILRFFNQIKTNKLKSLRIRIHGDYHLGQVLFTGSDFIIIDFEGEPESSIVERKIKHSPLKDVAGMVRSFHYAVCAKLYFSKETQGLDIIRLQKSSNRWYQLIRDTFQASYFETIGRENPLFASKQEINFLLLLHLLEKAIYELGYELNGRPDWVYIPLKGINEAISELEKYLD, encoded by the coding sequence ATGAAAAAATACCCACCCATTTTTGACCATTTTGTAGGATCATCCGAGTTACGTGCTTATCTTTCCAATGCCAGGTGGTTTGGAGGGAAAGGTTATATCATTGAACAACTTTTAGTAGATGAAGTTTTTCCGGTACTTTCTGAACCTGGACTCAATTTTTATCTTTTTCTGATTGAAGTAAGGTATCAGGGGCAGTCAATAGAATTTTATCAATGGCCGGTTGTAGTAAGTACCAGAAATGAAACAAGTGGAGTTTTATTTAAACATGAAACTTCTTTCCTGTTAGAAGCCATCCCTTTTGAATCTTTCAGAAGATGGATATTTGAACAATTGGTGAATGGAAAATCCCAGCCTCTTTATAACGGAAAATGGAGTTTCGAAAATAGCTCAACTTTTAACTTAAATGAGAAGTATTTAAGTTCTGAAATTCAATCATTTGACCAAAGCAATACTTCCATCGTTTTTAATAAAAAGTACTTTTTTAAGCTTTATCGAAAATTATATCGGGAAGAAAACCCTGAGTTAGAATTAATCCGTTTTTTGACGAATCAAGGTAAGTTCAATCATATCCCCAATTATGTTGCCGGATGGAAATGGGAAAGGAAAGGAATACCACCTATTTCGAATGGATTGATGATGACTAAGGTTGCTGCGGAGAAGGATAGTTGGGCTAGCACCGGTGATAGTTTAAATGATTTCATGTTTTCCTTTTTGGATCATGAATTCACCATTAAGGAATCTGTTTTTGAAGCCATTGAATTGCTTGGGAAACGAACAGCAGAGATGCATTTAAGTTTAGATACTCCCACAAGAGAGAAAGCCTTTAAGCATCAAAAATACGATAACCTTTACAGGAAATGGCTACATCAGCACCTCACCCATTTGGTTGAATCCAGGCTAAACATGCTGGATTCCAAGATCAACCAACTAGACCTTGAATCACAAGCACTGGCTAAACGATTTATCCGAAAGAAACCGGTTATATTAAGGTTTTTCAACCAAATAAAAACCAATAAATTAAAATCACTTCGAATCCGAATACATGGCGATTACCACCTTGGTCAAGTATTATTTACCGGAAGCGATTTTATTATTATTGACTTTGAAGGAGAACCTGAAAGCAGTATCGTGGAGCGAAAAATCAAACATAGTCCACTAAAGGATGTGGCCGGAATGGTTCGATCATTTCATTATGCTGTATGTGCCAAACTTTATTTTTCAAAAGAAACCCAGGGTTTAGACATTATCCGATTGCAAAAAAGCAGCAACCGTTGGTATCAATTGATACGTGACACGTTTCAGGCCTCCTATTTTGAAACCATCGGAAGAGAAAACCCCTTGTTTGCCTCTAAACAAGAAATCAATTTTTTATTGCTATTACACCTTTTAGAAAAAGCCATTTATGAGTTGGGATACGAATTAAATGGCAGACCTGACTGGGTTTACATTCCATTAAAAGGAATCAACGAAGCCATTAGTGAATTAGAAAAATACCTGGATTAA